From Streptomyces sp. NBC_00775, one genomic window encodes:
- a CDS encoding TIGR03943 family putative permease subunit — MRRYGPALLLVVCGAAVLRISLFSELYLRYVQAGLRPYLVVSGVLLLVLGIVGAVVAMRVAKDDHAHEEHEEKNEGDEHGHDHSHGPRVAWLLTVPAAALLLFPPPALGSYSAEREAATYAAQGIGKFDALPKGDPVDLTLSQFNSRAIYDSGRTMKGRTIRMIGFVSKDDNGTWYLTRLLISCCAADARPDKVEIRGADTPSTDSWVSVTGTWVPKGKLGSDAAWPPVLDATDVKHIKQPDSPYEKR, encoded by the coding sequence GTGAGGCGGTACGGGCCGGCGCTGTTGCTGGTCGTGTGCGGGGCCGCGGTCCTGCGGATCTCGCTCTTCAGCGAGCTGTATCTGCGGTACGTGCAGGCCGGGCTGCGGCCCTACCTGGTCGTCTCGGGGGTGCTGCTGCTCGTCCTGGGGATCGTGGGGGCAGTCGTCGCCATGAGGGTGGCCAAGGATGACCACGCCCACGAGGAACACGAGGAAAAGAACGAGGGCGACGAGCACGGTCACGACCACAGCCACGGACCGAGAGTCGCCTGGCTCCTCACCGTCCCGGCCGCCGCCCTCCTTCTCTTCCCGCCCCCCGCCCTCGGCTCGTACAGCGCCGAACGGGAGGCGGCCACGTACGCCGCCCAGGGCATCGGCAAGTTCGACGCCCTGCCGAAGGGTGACCCGGTCGACCTCACGCTCAGCCAGTTCAATTCCCGTGCCATCTACGACAGCGGCAGGACGATGAAGGGCCGGACTATCCGGATGATCGGCTTCGTCAGCAAGGACGACAACGGCACCTGGTATCTGACCCGGCTCCTCATCTCCTGCTGCGCGGCGGACGCCCGTCCGGACAAGGTGGAGATCCGCGGCGCCGACACTCCGTCCACCGACAGCTGGGTGTCCGTCACCGGCACCTGGGTGCCGAAGGGCAAGCTCGGTTCGGACGCGGCGTGGCCGCCGGTCCTCGACGCCACCGACGTCAAGCACATCAAACAGCCCGACAGCCCGTACGAGAAGCGGTAG
- a CDS encoding permease produces MWWVGRILVYVVVGGIALIAIATVASFVGPMVALDLYTPPVAAWWTVFTAVVVQAVPFLLLGTLVSAAIGAFVPERVFSKLLPRNPALAVPIAGAAGAVLPGCECASVPVADSLMRRGVAPAAALAFLLSAPAINPVVLVATSIAFPGQPAMVLGRLVASLATAVVMGWLWVRFGREEWLRLPKRRTEPGSGAPKSGVGRLLEFRAGLQHDFLHAGGFLVLGAAAAATFNIAVPRSVLDVFTGSGWLSVLLLAVLAVVLCVCSEADAFVAASLSGFSPMARLAFMVVGPMVDLKLIALQAGTFGRAFAVRFSAATWVVAVVSSVLVGWWLL; encoded by the coding sequence GTGTGGTGGGTCGGGCGCATCCTCGTGTACGTGGTGGTCGGCGGTATCGCTCTGATCGCGATCGCCACGGTCGCCTCGTTCGTCGGGCCGATGGTTGCCCTCGATCTGTACACGCCCCCGGTGGCCGCGTGGTGGACGGTGTTCACGGCCGTGGTCGTGCAGGCAGTTCCGTTCCTGCTGCTGGGCACGCTCGTGTCGGCCGCGATCGGGGCCTTCGTGCCCGAGCGGGTCTTCAGCAAACTGCTGCCGCGCAATCCGGCGCTCGCCGTCCCCATCGCGGGCGCCGCCGGCGCCGTACTGCCGGGGTGTGAGTGCGCGTCCGTGCCGGTGGCCGACAGTCTGATGCGGCGCGGGGTCGCGCCGGCCGCCGCGCTCGCCTTTCTTCTCTCCGCGCCCGCCATCAATCCGGTGGTCCTGGTAGCGACGTCCATCGCCTTCCCCGGTCAGCCCGCCATGGTGCTCGGGCGGCTTGTCGCCTCGCTCGCCACGGCCGTGGTGATGGGCTGGCTGTGGGTCCGGTTCGGGCGGGAGGAGTGGCTGCGGCTGCCCAAACGGCGTACGGAACCCGGGTCCGGGGCGCCGAAGAGCGGGGTGGGGCGGCTGCTGGAGTTCCGCGCCGGACTGCAACACGACTTCCTGCACGCGGGCGGATTCCTCGTCCTGGGCGCGGCGGCCGCGGCGACCTTCAACATCGCCGTACCGCGCTCGGTGCTCGACGTGTTCACCGGCTCCGGGTGGCTGTCGGTGCTGCTGCTCGCCGTACTGGCCGTCGTGCTGTGCGTGTGCAGTGAGGCCGACGCGTTCGTCGCCGCCTCGCTGAGCGGGTTCTCGCCGATGGCGCGGCTCGCCTTCATGGTCGTCGGGCCGATGGTGGACCTGAAGCTGATCGCGCTTCAGGCGGGGACGTTCGGGCGGGCGTTCGCGGTCAGGTTCTCGGCGGCCACGTGGGTCGTCGCGGTGGTGAGCAGTGTGCTCGTGGGGTGGTGGCTGCTGTGA